From a single Synechococcus sp. MW101C3 genomic region:
- a CDS encoding thioesterase family protein: protein MQPGEGAINPEVGEPGTRQDPADWLELRRMVRFGDTDAAGVMQFHQLLRWCHEAWEESLERFGIAAAEIFPTPAATPARALPVVHCDADYRRPLVCGAPLRIRLEPQRLEASSFEVAYRFTSEGREVARARLRHVAIDPTVRQRQALPDAVERWLAASAPAASSASAAPLEPATPPAESAPG from the coding sequence ATGCAACCAGGGGAGGGTGCGATCAACCCGGAGGTAGGGGAACCCGGCACCCGCCAGGATCCCGCCGACTGGCTGGAGCTGCGGCGAATGGTGCGCTTCGGCGACACCGATGCCGCCGGCGTGATGCAGTTCCACCAGTTGCTGCGCTGGTGCCACGAAGCCTGGGAGGAAAGCCTGGAGCGCTTCGGCATTGCGGCCGCAGAGATCTTTCCGACCCCCGCCGCCACGCCCGCCCGCGCGCTGCCGGTGGTGCACTGCGACGCCGACTACCGGCGGCCCCTCGTCTGCGGCGCGCCCCTGCGGATCAGGCTGGAGCCGCAGCGCCTGGAGGCATCGAGCTTCGAGGTGGCCTATCGCTTCACTTCTGAAGGGCGTGAAGTGGCGCGGGCCCGACTGCGCCATGTGGCGATCGATCCAACGGTCCGGCAACGGCAGGCGCTGCCGGATGCGGTCGAACGGTGGCTTGCGGCCTCAGCACCGGCTGCGTCATCAGCTTCTGCAGCGCCACTGGAGCCGGCAACACCACCAGCGGAGTCCGCTCCGGGCTAG
- a CDS encoding TM2 domain-containing protein: MADLTDSEIANKKLVAGLLGLFLGALGIHKFMLGYTKAGIIMLLVTVLTCGFGGFVMGVIGLIEGIIYLAATPQDFKATYIDAQKEWF; the protein is encoded by the coding sequence ATGGCTGACCTGACTGATTCCGAAATCGCCAACAAGAAACTGGTGGCAGGGCTACTGGGGCTCTTTCTTGGTGCGCTTGGCATTCACAAGTTCATGCTCGGTTACACCAAGGCCGGCATCATCATGCTGCTCGTCACTGTGCTCACCTGCGGGTTCGGCGGCTTCGTGATGGGTGTGATCGGCCTGATCGAAGGCATCATTTATCTCGCCGCCACCCCGCAGGACTTCAAGGCCACCTATATCGATGCCCAGAAGGAGTGGTTCTGA
- a CDS encoding AMP-binding protein, whose amino-acid sequence MALSIEVHAEVAPEPQVARLLAAWERGQLVGLCAAGEGEELVAAMAGYPPLAAPGVVIGSGGSRGGRRWCVQPLAHLQASARATAAWLQALGLDPAACLQLNPLPLQHTSGLMPVLRARQWGGQWRWLPPQLLRAPAELPEAVPLPTDRPVLLSLVPTQLQRLLADPAGRRWLRGLAVIWTGGAPLAPDLAAWARREEIRLAPCYGATETAAMVTALPPQRFLAGDGGCGHPLDDVTLRLNPADGAIELRCGRLSPGWLAPDGSGLRPFVEAGAEGWWASGDAGQLTPAGLQVLGRLDGAIHSGGETVFPEQVEQRLKRLAAAAGLPLADLLLLPVRDPLWGERLVALVRPLPVGAAAPLREGLMELARRLPPAERPLHWWTCTSLARTATGKWQRPRWHEWLRQQHEINPEPR is encoded by the coding sequence ATGGCCCTCAGCATCGAAGTGCACGCCGAGGTGGCGCCTGAGCCGCAGGTGGCCCGGTTGCTGGCCGCCTGGGAGCGGGGCCAGCTGGTGGGGTTGTGTGCGGCAGGGGAAGGGGAAGAGTTGGTGGCAGCCATGGCCGGCTACCCGCCGCTGGCGGCGCCGGGAGTGGTGATCGGCAGCGGCGGCAGCCGTGGCGGGCGCCGCTGGTGCGTGCAGCCACTGGCCCATCTGCAGGCTTCGGCCCGCGCCACGGCCGCCTGGCTGCAGGCCTTGGGCCTCGATCCCGCCGCCTGCCTGCAGCTCAATCCGCTGCCGCTGCAGCACACGAGCGGCCTGATGCCGGTGCTGCGTGCCCGGCAGTGGGGCGGCCAGTGGCGTTGGTTGCCGCCGCAGCTGCTGCGCGCCCCGGCTGAGCTGCCGGAGGCGGTGCCGCTGCCGACGGATCGTCCGGTGCTGCTGTCGCTGGTGCCCACCCAGCTGCAGCGCCTGTTGGCGGATCCGGCAGGGCGGCGCTGGTTGCGGGGCCTGGCAGTGATCTGGACGGGTGGGGCTCCCCTGGCTCCGGATCTGGCCGCCTGGGCCCGGCGCGAGGAGATCCGCCTCGCCCCTTGCTATGGGGCCACCGAAACCGCCGCCATGGTCACGGCGCTGCCGCCGCAGCGCTTCCTGGCCGGCGATGGGGGCTGCGGCCACCCCCTCGACGATGTGACCCTGCGCCTGAACCCTGCCGATGGCGCGATCGAACTGCGTTGCGGGCGGCTCAGCCCGGGCTGGCTGGCCCCCGACGGCAGCGGCCTGCGCCCGTTCGTTGAAGCCGGCGCCGAGGGCTGGTGGGCCAGCGGCGATGCCGGGCAGCTCACACCGGCCGGTCTGCAGGTGCTGGGCCGGCTCGACGGCGCCATCCACAGCGGCGGCGAAACCGTGTTTCCCGAGCAGGTGGAGCAGCGGCTGAAGCGGCTGGCCGCCGCCGCCGGCCTGCCACTGGCGGATCTGCTGTTGCTGCCGGTGCGGGATCCTCTCTGGGGAGAGCGGTTGGTGGCCCTGGTCCGCCCGCTGCCAGTCGGAGCTGCTGCGCCGTTGCGCGAAGGCCTGATGGAGCTCGCCCGCCGCCTGCCGCCGGCCGAGCGGCCGCTGCACTGGTGGACCTGCACATCCCTGGCGCGCACCGCCACGGGCAAGTGGCAGCGGCCGCGCTGGCATGAATGGTTGCGGCAACAGCATGAAATCAACCCCGAACCCCGCTAA
- a CDS encoding o-succinylbenzoate synthase — translation MTLTWRPFRLPLARPLVTAQGAMAEKHGWLLRLQAEGPGNSRIGAPSHGTSSSGLAAPVGLGWGEAAPLCFTPATAQARQRSLAAAIKALGSALTRQELEASLPSLPPELAFALGLALAEADGLLGAAAGGWLAAPPSAVLLPAGEAAVAALAAALDRRPVPLDRRAEPPFTCKWKVAAAGDEVERELLEQLLARLPAGSRLRLDANGGWDRATAWQWAERLAEDPRLEWLEQPLAPADLPGLQELARQAPVALDESLQLDPALRRHWPGWQVRRPAVEGDPRQLLAALQQGDGGVSAVVLSTAFETGIAQRLVGHLAALQSRSATPAAPGLAPGWAQASALCAADPETVWQAAGAGQQAEGGHSL, via the coding sequence GTGACGCTGACCTGGCGGCCCTTCCGGCTGCCGTTGGCGCGTCCGCTGGTCACGGCCCAGGGCGCCATGGCCGAAAAGCACGGCTGGTTGCTGCGGCTCCAGGCCGAAGGACCGGGCAACTCCCGCATCGGCGCCCCCAGCCATGGCACCTCCAGCTCCGGCCTGGCCGCCCCAGTCGGCCTTGGCTGGGGAGAAGCGGCGCCGCTGTGTTTCACCCCAGCCACAGCCCAGGCGCGCCAGCGCTCGCTGGCCGCGGCGATCAAGGCCCTCGGCAGCGCTCTGACCCGGCAGGAGCTGGAGGCGTCCCTGCCTTCCCTGCCGCCCGAGCTGGCTTTCGCGCTCGGCCTGGCCCTGGCGGAAGCCGATGGGCTGCTGGGCGCGGCCGCCGGCGGCTGGCTGGCGGCGCCCCCTTCCGCCGTGCTCCTGCCGGCAGGGGAAGCGGCGGTGGCGGCGCTGGCCGCGGCGCTCGATCGGCGGCCTGTGCCGCTCGATCGGCGAGCGGAGCCGCCGTTCACCTGCAAGTGGAAGGTGGCCGCCGCTGGCGATGAGGTCGAGCGTGAGCTGCTGGAGCAGTTGTTGGCGCGCCTGCCTGCCGGCAGCCGCCTGCGCCTGGATGCCAACGGCGGCTGGGACCGCGCCACGGCCTGGCAGTGGGCCGAGCGGCTGGCAGAGGATCCGCGCCTGGAATGGCTGGAGCAGCCCCTGGCTCCCGCTGACCTTCCCGGCCTGCAGGAGCTGGCCCGACAGGCGCCGGTGGCGCTGGATGAGTCGCTGCAGCTCGATCCCGCCCTGCGCCGCCACTGGCCGGGCTGGCAGGTGCGGCGGCCTGCCGTGGAAGGGGATCCCCGGCAGCTGCTGGCGGCGTTGCAGCAGGGCGACGGCGGCGTCAGTGCAGTGGTGCTGAGCACGGCCTTCGAAACGGGCATCGCGCAGCGGTTGGTGGGGCATCTGGCGGCGCTGCAGAGCCGGAGCGCCACCCCCGCCGCTCCCGGCCTGGCGCCCGGCTGGGCGCAGGCCTCAGCGTTGTGCGCCGCCGATCCGGAAACCGTGTGGCAGGCGGCTGGCGCCGGCCAGCAGGCCGAGGGAGGCCATAGCTTGTGA